In the genome of Nymphaea colorata isolate Beijing-Zhang1983 chromosome 9, ASM883128v2, whole genome shotgun sequence, one region contains:
- the LOC116259868 gene encoding magnesium-protoporphyrin IX monomethyl ester [oxidative] cyclase, chloroplastic-like, whose amino-acid sequence MAAEMALLKPISFRPESNSAATSTRAIFGLKATTKPPTYARCFPRMSAGAATPAKGKPASKKGKTAIKETLLTPRFYTTDFDEMEALFNKEINKNLNMKEFEALLQEFKTDYNQTHFVRNKEFKEAADQMQGPLREIFVEFLERSCTAEFSGFLLYKELGRRLKKTNPVIAEIFALMSRDEARHAGFLNKGLADFNLALDLGFLTKARKYTFFKPKFIFYATYLSEKIGYWRYITIYRHLKQNPEYQVYPIFKYFENWCQDENRHGDFFSALLKAQPQFLNDWQSKLWSRFFCLSVYVTMYLNDCQRTAFYEGIGLNTKEFDMHVIIETNRTTARIFPAVLDVENPEFKRKLDRMVEINTQLSAVSSSDDPAFVKNLKKIPLVAALVSELIAAYLMPPIESGSVDFAEFEPQIVY is encoded by the exons ATGGCCGCGGAGATGGCTCTCCTGAAACCCATCTCGTTCAGGCCAGAGAGCAACAGTGCTGCCACCAGCACAAGGGCAATCTTCGGATTGAAGGCAACCACAAAGCCACCAACATACGCCAGATGCTTCCCCAGGATGAGCGCCGGCGCCGCCACGCCGGCGAAGGGGAAGCCCGCTAGTAAGAAGGGGAAAACGGCAATCAAGGAGACGTTGCTGACACCGAGGTTCTATACGACGGACTTCGACGAGATGGAGGCGCTGTTCAACAAGGAGATCAACAAGAACCTGAATATGAAGGAGTTCGAGGCGCTGCTGCAGGAGTTCAAGACGGACTACAACCAGACGCACTTCGTAAGGAATAAGGAGTTCAAGGAGGCGGCGGATCAGATGCAAGGCCCGCTTCGCGAGATCTTCGTCGAGTTCCTCGAGAGGTCCTGCACCGCCGAGTTCTCCGGCTTCCTTCTCTACAAAGAGCTCGGCCGCCGGCTTAAG AAAACCAATCCGGTAATTGCTGAAATTTTTGCACTCATGTCAAGAGATGAAGCCAGACATGCAGG GTTTCTTAACAAGGGTCTTGCTGATTTCAATCTGGCACTGGATCTGGGTTTCCTTACCAAGGCTAGGAAATACACATTTTTCAAGCCGAAGTTCATTTTTTATGCAACTTACCTGTCTGAGAAAATCGGGTACTGGAGATACATCACGATTTACAGGCATTTGAAACAGAACCCAGAGTACCAAGTTTATCCGATCTTCAAGTACTTCGAGAACTGGTGCCAGGATGAGAACAGACATGGTGATTTCTTCTCTGCGCTGTTGAAAGCTCAACCCCAGTTCCTTAATGACTGGCAATCCAAACTATGGTCAAGATTCTTCTGTCTCTCC GTCTATGTAACAATGTACCTAAACGACTGCCAGCGGACTGCTTTCTACGAAGGGATTGGCCTTAACACTAAGGAATTTGATATGCATGTTATCATAGAG ACAAATCGGACAACTGCTAGAATTTTCCCAGCTGTGTTGGATGTGGAGAACCCAGAATTCAAGAGGAAGCTGGACAGGATGGTGGAAATAAACACACAGCTAAGTGCCGTAAGCAGCAGCGATGATCCTGCTTTTGTCAAGAACTTGAAGAAAATTCCCCTGGTGGCTGCTCTAGTCTCGGAGCTTATTGCAGCT